TCATATTTGTTCTTTAGTGCAGTTAGTCTGTCTTTCAAGTATGACCCCACAACATGTGCATTCTCCtgaagattttctttttcaatcacCCTCAAAACTGCAAGTCCTGCGGCAGTGCATACTGGATTCCCACCAAAGGTGTTGAAGAAATTGCGGCGAGTCAGGACCTTTGCAATCTCAGGTGTGGTTACCACTGCCCCAAGGGGAATTCCATTTCCAATGCCCTGCAGATACCAGTGAAGAAAATCAGTCAAGGTAAGCCAGCCAAATTCTAATAAAATGGTCCACCAGTTTGATGAAGCAATGGTAATTTGAATTGAAGTGAATGGATGATTTGTAAAATCTTCATTTTGTGCTTTTAGTATGTTAGTTTGTGAAAATTATATGTTAGCAGTTGAGCCAAAACAGTTGTAcaaataataagtaaaaaaattgattaatgaaAGTTATGAATGCAATCCTAGCAAACTGCTTAGTAAGACAAGTCAATAATAGTATGCCATGTGAAAAATAATGAGCTTCCGCACCAGATCAAAGGCATCAAACCCCAAAAAGTTTTCAAAGATGATAAAAACACCTATAATGTTATCGTGCCAGAGAGCAATTCTAGGGACACAACTATTTTGCAACTTActgaagaaataaagaaaagaaaagaagtgaaAATAAACCTTTGCCATTGTCACAATGTCGGGCGTGACCCCTTGAGCCTCAAACGACCAAAAGTGGCTCCCAGTGCGAGCGAAACCAGCCTGAACCTCATCAGCAATACAAAGGCCTCCTGCTTTCTTTATACTGCTATAAACAGGAGGCAAGTAACCAGGGGCCAATTCTACAATCCCCCCCACTCCCTGTCATACATAAAAAGGATGTTAAGAGGATTATGAATAATGTCAATATGGAAGGAACTGCGCAATTGGAGGTAGATAATGTACCTGAATTGTTTCAGATACAAAAGCAGCAACATTGCCAGAAGTTCCATATTCAATGAGATCTTGGACATCTTTGGCATACTTTTCTCCATCTGAACCAAAAACACCTCTGTACGGGTCTGGATTCAAGGCATGATGGGTTCCAGACTGGTGGCCATAGccataagaagaagaatagtaGCAACATATTTCTTATAAGTACATCAAATTTAGATTACGTGGCTCCAtagactaaaaaaataaaagggagatGCATGGAATGCCATCATTTAAGGATGGAAAAACTTCAAACTATTTTAAGAGCATCATTTATCATTTATTAGTGTTCAATGTTCCTGATTTGTAACAAGCAATACCAGAAAGCAGAAagttctaaattttaatatattaatgaaaGGAAATTACAGAAGTACAATCTGCTTTACAAGCTAACATTAAGGGGGGTGGCAGATTGTCAAGAcagaaacaaaaggaaacatTAGAATCTAAAGctaactaaactaaactaacaTTAAAacctcaataaaataaactaaaacattAGAAATTTTACTTGCTCATGTGTATGAATAGATTGATAACAAAGTTAGTGGCctacttaaccaaaaaaaattcaagaaaacagAAAAGTCACGATTTGCCACAAACCAAATTCAAGAAAGCAGAAAGTCCATGATTTTTAAAGTTACGgcctactttaaaaaaatattttaaaagcatctttaatcaattaattaggtTCTATCTTCTATGCTCCTGATTTGCCACAAGCTAAATCAGACAACAGAAAGTTCTAATTTTACTTGCTTATGTGTATGAATAGATTGATATCAAACTATTTTTCTGGTAAGGTAGCTCTCTCTATTTGGTGGGATAAACTCAGACAAATGAGtataaaattaaatcacatgGCATTTACTCATTGAGTTGATAACCATGGATTGATTTTCTATTACTTGTTACAAGATATTATTTCTGCTATTGTCTCTATCTCTAAAGAAATGATTGTCACATTTCCCTTCCcaacagaaacaaaaaattttgatgtagaCATAGCAAGCTAGCATTGGCTTAACATCTTTATCATTTGATGTCAAAGCACGTTTTCATATTAGCATAATGATCATAGTGGCAATTTCACTATCCATTATAATGCTTGGTTCAATAGCTATGATTGTGAAGcggggaaaaaacaaaaaatagtagTGAATGTCCAATTGGACTGAGTTTTGGTAGTGTTGGTAACATCAAGATGGGATTACAGTATGCCTCACCAGCTACGATGTGACTTCTTCACAAGTCACCTAACAAGTGAACTATGAGATAATTAAAGATCTTCTACCTTACAAAATCTCTTTGGTCCCTTTTGGCTAATTCATAGATGAGCCCCAAAGTGCACAATGAGTCATGAAAACGAAAGTTGATTGTCTTTTGTGGACAGCCCTAAAAAAGAATTTGACTTTTACTCTATTTTTgctataaaataagataatcaaACTAACAAGTTTACATGAAATTTTAAAGATATTAACGATGTCATAAGAACACTCATCATAAGCTATTATGAACCACATGTTTTTTAATGGCATTTTCAGTAGTCCTCCTCACTCCTCACATACATCAAAAGCCATAAGTACAAAACTACTAAGACAGCGACCACATTTAGTATTAGTATGTACTATGTACtcctttttgtttaatttatacATTGATTCTACTCTTTTAACCCATTCTTGAAAAGCTAATagtttaacttatttttttagcaattataaaaaagttaaaCAGGGCTTAAAAAAGCTAGTTGCTAGTGCTCCATTTAAAGTGTGACATGCAGTGATAGTGAGACGCAAAAGCATTTTACATCTAAGTAAGCAAACTATCTGGCAATTATGTGACACTAATTCGAAACAATTTGTATTCAATAAAGTTAAGGTCAacttcataaaatgaaaaaaaaaaaaaaaaggtttaaagtCAAGTTATGATTCAATTCATTCGAAAAAAATATTCCTAACCCCTGACTATTTAGAATTCTTAAATATAGGTTTTGTAATTAAtgagtaaaaaattattacagtCGTATTTCAGATAAAATACCATCACCCAACTTAGACCATCTAAAATTATGTACTTTGTTACATATTATTTGTGTGTCACACACATTTTTggggtttgagaaaatggaagaagaaagagataatTGTAGAAGAATTTCATTGAAAGGAAAGgagaattttattatttacctGAACAACATTGTATTTCCAAACGCTCTGTCCTGTGGCCCCCATAGTTCCAGCGGCGTTTCCATGGTACCCGTTTCTAAGTGATATTATGTCATGGGACCCTGTATACAACTTCGCCATCATTAAAGCCAACTCATTCGCTTCCGTCCCAGAATTCGTAAACAACACCACctacaaataataaaacatagtcacaaagttATACAcaattcttaataaaaaaaaaaaaaaaaaacacactccACGTATAAATTACTTCAACAATCATCTATATCGTcaagaaacataaaataaatttgacgtGTATTTCTTGTTATACAACAACACTCCTGGgttagtttatttattaaaaaataatataggtaaaaatacaattctatatatatatataaaacctttAAAACGTGCATCTAACTTATAAGTCaaataatcttaaaaaaaaaaaaaattatagcagGCTTTGAACCCACAAATTTATTAGTAATCATTTTTGGTAAAAGTATATAGGTAAACACTTATAATTTTTACGAAAAccaaattatttttaacaaaaattttaccaaaaaaaaaaaaaaaaaaaatccttccaAATTAATCTActaccataaaaaaataaagttgctACCAAGTTTCCTTAGAAAGCGTTAACAATATTGGGAAATTATTCCATATTTAGtagtaatattttattttcatgacAACATGTATCATGcatgagagaaaaagaatgtTACTCTcgaaatattgaataattactaataacaaataataataatatataattattatatgtacGTTAAGATCGCCGGGCAACTTGGAAGCAAGGGCCTCGGCAAAGTCAGCGATGGCGGAGTTGAGGTAGAGGACAGTGGAGTGTTGCAAGCGCTTGGTTTGATTGACAATAGCCTCCACCACGTCCGGGTGGCAGTGGCCACAACCCACCGTAGCTATTCCTCCAAAACCGTCCAGGTATCGCCGGCCTTCATCGTCGAACAAGTACTGCCTCTTCCCATCTACCACGTTCACCTGCCCAATCATACATGAATTCAATTAGTATTCACAATCATAGAACAAAATAATGCTAAAAAAACCAATTGAGAAACAATCATCAGTTCATTTAACGTATGATCTTTGATCATCTAGAGATATCATGAGATCTTAAAAGCttaaattttttggttgataGAATTAGTCCAAATTTTTGTTGGATGATAGGAGATTTTATTAAAACCAATTGAGAAACAATCATCAGTTCATTTAACGTATGATCTTTGATCATCTAGAGATATCATTAGatcttaaaaacttaaattttatggTTGACGAATTAGTCCAAATTTTTGTTGGATGATAGGAGATTTTATCGAGATAACTCGAGCAAATAAGGAAACATATTGATAGGAGAATTTATCGATTGAGATAATTGAAACCCACATTAGTCGGGATTAACCGAGTCCTTATTTGaccataagatttttttttcagttgAGGTAATTGAAACTCGTGTTTTCAAAAAGTGAAACAGTGAAATGCATGATTTTTCAGAAacaagagatagagagaaggaGGAGGCGGAGGAGGAGAAATGATCAGGTGTGGGTGGGTGAGGGACTTACAGGTTTCTTGTATAAATGATACAATGAAGGGCTGAGATAAGCTTTTCGCTTGGCCATGATCTCATCGACGGTGGGACCATTATAAGGCGGAGGAGAGTAATCAAAGGGGGGCATTTTCGGAACAGTGACATCATTTTCTTGAAGAGAGGCGGTCCTCTGGGCTAGTTGAGAGAAGCAGCGTTGTGAGCACAGGGAAATTTTTCTCGAAAATACCCTTCTCGTTAGAATTCCctgcatttttaaattttaatttcctcGCTGCCTCTCTATCTTTCTGATTCCTCGGATTTGGTTTTTACAATTTGTGAGGGAATTAAGATTCCGAGAATTCAGGACTATTATGTTTCGGGTGTTTGTCTTTGGTGGTGGTAGAGCTCTAAAACTAAGCTAGGCCGAGAAAGAATTTATATAGAGGATTACAGAGGGCAAGGTAACACTGACGTGTCCTATTATGATTGGTTATGGATGATTTTACCTAGTTACCCTTTGGTATATTAAGCAATTACTAGGATAACGAGCGATACTAAAACATCTTTCCAAATTGAGTAACgctacatacaaaaaaaaaaaaaaaaaaaaaaaattgaataacattttttacaCCATTTAATATGACATGTTtgtactttctcaaaaaaaaaaaaaaaaatgacatgtttgTACACTAGCTGGATCTCACCTGAGTTAACCGCTGACTATACTGTTTTACTTACTATTAACGGCCAAAATGGTccaataccatgtttttttaaaatttttaacaacagagcactgtttcggaaataatttgggatctaccactttttgtggtactcgagctcaccaagctcgagtaccatcttttcattggtcaacatcttctcaaaaaaaaaaaaaaaaaaagttgcccGAAAACggcactatagggcttaaaaacgccactatagggccccttgaaccagGTATGGgggttataaaaaaattttgaaggaaaacgccgctatagggcccgaaaacgtcactatagggcttaaaaacgccactatagggatCCCAGAACAGAGCGATTAcccttataaaaattttttgcaggaaaacgccgctatagggctataaaacgtcactacagggattaaaaacgccactatagggcacccAGAATATGGGCCAAtcacacttttaaaaaaatttgcaggaaaacgctgctataggactttaaaacgtcactatagggcttaaaaacgccactatagggctccttgaatatggggcgacggTGGAATGGAaaaatgtggtactcgagctcaccaagctcaagtaccacaaaaagtggtagatcccaaattatttccgaaacagtgctctgttgctaaaaatttcaaaaaaacatggtattgggccattttggcctactATTAACAGCATTATTATTGGTAGTGCTAAAAAgttatattgctatttttaacaTTACCAATTCTAGAAAGTAAGCTACAATAGTGGAgccaaacttaaaaattttagctcttTATCTATAGTACACAGCTATTTATAGTTGCTAAAGtagaaaaatagtattttattaaacctctcataaaaataatgtttctttccctttttatttatttattttgggttacACACTTTCTTCTAACCAAGTATCAGGCATGTGTGATACTCCCTTTGCATGTGCTTGGTTTTTACCTTTAGCTCTGCTCTTTTTTTGCTGGTTTTTGATGGGTATTGGTTACAGTGGTGGAGTTGTGGCTGCACTGGTGGTTTCCATGGCTttgatggtggttgtggttaTGTTTTCGCTGtggaatgaaatattattttattgtagtgtttatattattttattgtgttaaaaactaaaataaaactaatgtttgatgttttgtaaagtgagaaggtaaaatagataaagtaactttttataGTACCACATAGCTAAAAAAATAGCTCCActaatgtggatgctctaaaaaGTTACCACATTAGGTGTCAAATTTGTTGCATTATATTAGACTTTCTCTTCCAAATTATGTTGAAAAATTGCCATATTTATAATCACTTTACAAAAATTGTGAATGTTTCcttatttttctatgttttgCTTTGCTTGAATGCTTTTGTCACAAATGGATCGGAAATTATAATGTTACTGTTTTCTGATAAATTTGTTTTGTCCGTTTATCTTTTTTAAACAGTCGGAATGAATATGATATGGACTTTAGAAAATGTCGTATTGATTTATAAAACATTAATTGCATATTTctcttaataattaattaataattaataattttgcgATGCAGTGACAATAtatcctttaaattttaaagttaaagAATATTCTCCCAGGAAATATGTTGGACTTTTCTGTTAAATTTAACAGGAATCTTTGTGATATTGATTATGGGGtaaattacttattaaaaataataaataggaCATATTACTCAATTTTAAAGCTTATAaaggacttataaaaaaaaaaagcgtatAAAGGATATTGGACTaagagatttcttttttttgagggaaCAATACTAAGagatttcaataaaatttaatagaaaattgaaagaaaaaattctgTTAGACAATACCTTTAAAATGTTGGACTTTTCTGTTAAATTTAATGGGAATCTTAATGATATGGGGTAAATTGCTTATTAAGCATAACAAATAaggcattttggtcaattttaatttggcataaatgcacttttggtccctacattttgggaaaatttctattttagtccctacatttctattttaccacttttagtctctaaaccaattaacgtgtgacatttaagtccttactGTCATCCAACTAACAAAAAAAGTTGACATGATTGACggtacattaaaataataattacaaaactattttggcattaaaaaaggccacatcagcatctaaatttttaaaaaaataaaaaaataattttaactaaataaaaaaaattacaaacagaattaaaaacaaaaaatcatatgaatggAGATCTCAGATCtttgaacaagaacaataagATTAGAAACCCATAAACTCATAAATTTCAcattcaaattatcaaattcctATTTCAAATTCATCTTGATCATGAACACACAAGaacaacaaacccaaaatattcAATCCTAAGAacaaaagaatagaaacccaaaatattccaaaatttgtaCACAAATTCTTCCACAAAAATCAATTGTACACAAACACCAACCCAGAtctgaatggttttttttttttttttttctttccttttttatgttcttatcaGAAGCGGATCTGGGTTTGGAGCAAATCCAATGGCACTGTTTCTGGGTTTGGAGTAGATTTGTGTTTGGGTTAAAAAACTCCCAATACATTTCTTTGCCACTTCTTTCATTTCAATTGAGCCAAAACTAAAAATGGCTGCTGTTGCTGCTTCCATTTCTTCAACGAGCTTATTCTCTCCCTACGCTCTTGCTTGCCCCAAAACTCACAACCCTCAACCTCACAAGCTctccaattccaattccaagAGAAAGCAACCGCTACGAAACCCTTCAGCTCCACCCCCACGCACCGACGACAGAGAGACGTAGCTCCACCCCACACTCTGTCGAAGGTTTGACATCCACCCACACTCCGACGCAGCTCCACCCCACACTGACGCCAGTCCGATGAgttttctcccttttcttctcttctctcacgTTCGCCCACTTTGAGCTTTGCATGTACCCAATCCACCAAGGCAAAAATCTCCTTTACGCCGGCAAAGCCATACCCACCTCCAACGTCTTCGATCTGTTGTGGGCGAAGTCAAtctatgggtttgggttttgatttgtggaTGAGGGGCATGACTGATTTGGGTCTGGGTTTTGAGGAGCGTGATGTGTAGGTTAcgatttgggttttggtggtggtCGATCTGAGATTTTGGGTTGTCACGGTGGACATCAGCGTGGGGTTGTGGTGCTGTGGGTGGACCTGGGTTCGTGGGGCTGTGGGTAGCAGCTTGTCGTGGGTCTTGGGATTGAGATCTGTGGAGTGGTTgatttgagtttaatttttctgggtttgagaaGTCCTGGgattgagtttaatttttctGGGTCTTGgaattgagtttaattttgttttttaatttatttctttttttggtttaaattttctgacatggctttttataaaaaaaattaaaatgctgacatggcatataaaaatgccaaataatatttttttaataatattttaatcaccACGTCAGCGCCACATTAGCTAATAGGGTGTTCTGTTTGCCACATCATCTTTTCATGTTAGTTGGTTGAcggtaaggacttaaatgtcatgcgttaattggtttagggactaaaagtggtaaaataaaaatgtaggaatcaaaatagaaatgatcccaaaatgtagggacc
The sequence above is drawn from the Quercus robur chromosome 7, dhQueRobu3.1, whole genome shotgun sequence genome and encodes:
- the LOC126692507 gene encoding alanine--glyoxylate aminotransferase 2 homolog 2, mitochondrial-like; the protein is MQGILTRRVFSRKISLCSQRCFSQLAQRTASLQENDVTVPKMPPFDYSPPPYNGPTVDEIMAKRKAYLSPSLYHLYKKPVNVVDGKRQYLFDDEGRRYLDGFGGIATVGCGHCHPDVVEAIVNQTKRLQHSTVLYLNSAIADFAEALASKLPGDLNVVLFTNSGTEANELALMMAKLYTGSHDIISLRNGYHGNAAGTMGATGQSVWKYNVVQSGTHHALNPDPYRGVFGSDGEKYAKDVQDLIEYGTSGNVAAFVSETIQGVGGIVELAPGYLPPVYSSIKKAGGLCIADEVQAGFARTGSHFWSFEAQGVTPDIVTMAKGIGNGIPLGAVVTTPEIAKVLTRRNFFNTFGGNPVCTAAGLAVLRVIEKENLQENAHVVGSYLKDRLTALKNKYEIIGDVRGRGFMLGVELVTDRQLKTPAKAETLHVLDQMKELGVLIGKGGIYSNVFRITPPLCFTKEDADFLVDAMDYSVSKM